A region of Alphaproteobacteria bacterium DNA encodes the following proteins:
- a CDS encoding RluA family pseudouridine synthase, with protein MAEQIEITPDEAEIRLDRWFKRHYPHATHGQVEKLLRTGQVRVDGKRAKANARLAPGQKIRVPPMLAGGEDKAASAARTDASTLKQLKQWVLFEDADVLILNKPPGLAVQGGTGQKRHLDAMLDAWRDKDGNRPKLVHRLDRDTSGILVLGKTAFAAAKLAASFRARDTRKIYWAVTIGTPRPIKGRIDLALKKQGEKMISAEDGDAEAKDAATLYAIIDHAGKQAALVALWPLTGRTHQLRVHMQAIGTPILGDPVYLPAERTDGSAAMNLPEGELYDGLHLHARRLMMPHPRGGMIDAIAPVPPVMKKSFRWFNFTGDYPDPFDGDDHGPPKRKEK; from the coding sequence ATGGCCGAACAAATAGAAATCACCCCCGATGAAGCCGAAATCCGGCTCGACCGCTGGTTTAAGCGGCATTATCCCCATGCGACGCACGGGCAGGTGGAAAAGCTGCTCCGTACCGGCCAGGTGCGGGTGGACGGCAAGCGCGCCAAGGCCAATGCCAGGCTTGCGCCCGGGCAGAAAATCCGCGTGCCTCCCATGCTGGCCGGGGGAGAGGACAAAGCCGCCTCCGCCGCCCGCACCGACGCCTCGACGCTGAAGCAGTTAAAACAATGGGTGCTGTTCGAGGATGCCGACGTTTTGATCCTCAATAAGCCGCCCGGCCTCGCGGTGCAGGGCGGAACCGGCCAGAAGCGCCATCTGGACGCGATGCTCGATGCCTGGCGGGACAAGGACGGCAATCGTCCGAAGCTGGTGCATCGGCTCGACCGCGATACCAGCGGCATCCTGGTGCTGGGGAAAACCGCCTTTGCCGCGGCGAAGCTGGCGGCGTCTTTTCGCGCGCGCGATACCAGGAAGATATACTGGGCCGTTACCATCGGAACGCCGCGCCCGATCAAGGGGCGGATCGACCTCGCGCTTAAAAAGCAGGGCGAGAAAATGATTTCCGCCGAGGATGGCGATGCGGAAGCAAAAGACGCAGCGACTCTTTATGCGATTATCGATCATGCAGGCAAGCAGGCGGCGCTGGTGGCGCTCTGGCCGCTGACCGGACGGACGCATCAGCTTCGCGTGCATATGCAGGCCATAGGCACGCCGATCCTCGGCGATCCGGTTTATCTCCCGGCGGAGCGCACGGACGGCTCGGCGGCGATGAACCTGCCCGAGGGCGAATTATACGACGGATTGCATTTGCATGCCCGCCGCCTCATGATGCCGCATCCGCGCGGCGGCATGATCGACGCGATCGCGCCCGTGCCGCCCGTGATGAAAAAATCTTTCCGCTGGTTCAACTTTACCGGCGATTATCCAGACCCGTTCGACGGAGACGATCATGGCCCCCCCAAGCGCAAAGAAAAGTAA
- a CDS encoding aspartate carbamoyltransferase catalytic subunit yields MTAVHSPFSRPHLLGIEDLTVAEIEDLLSHADEFQDVKTVPHHAGKTVVNLFFENSTRTRISFELAAKRLGAEVVNFDAATSSAKKGETLEDTARTINAMGVEAIVIRHSEAGAAGKIAGLVDCAVINGGDGTNEHPTQALLDAYTIRECKGRIEGLTIAICGDILHSRVAHSNISLFRKFGVKIRLIAPPNLLPSNAEALGAELFTDYAAGVADADVIMTQRIQLERMRESDKPDIEKYQQAYRLDRAKLVLAKPDVIVMNPGPITRNLELTDDIADDPKHSVILQQVRNGVAMRMAVLDRIMDAELLG; encoded by the coding sequence ATGACAGCAGTCCATTCCCCCTTCTCCCGCCCGCATTTGCTCGGCATCGAGGATTTGACCGTCGCGGAGATCGAGGACCTTTTGTCCCACGCCGACGAGTTCCAGGACGTCAAGACCGTGCCGCATCATGCGGGAAAGACCGTCGTTAATCTTTTCTTCGAGAACTCGACCCGGACGCGCATCTCGTTCGAGCTGGCGGCCAAGCGGCTGGGCGCGGAAGTCGTGAATTTCGACGCCGCGACCTCCTCCGCCAAAAAGGGCGAGACGCTGGAGGATACGGCGCGGACGATCAACGCCATGGGCGTGGAAGCCATCGTCATCCGCCATAGCGAGGCCGGAGCCGCCGGGAAAATCGCCGGTCTGGTCGATTGCGCGGTGATCAATGGCGGCGACGGCACCAACGAGCATCCGACCCAGGCGCTTCTCGACGCCTACACGATCCGCGAATGCAAAGGCAGAATCGAAGGCCTGACGATTGCCATTTGCGGCGACATTCTGCATAGCCGCGTGGCGCATTCCAATATCTCCCTGTTCAGGAAATTCGGCGTGAAGATACGCCTGATCGCGCCGCCCAATCTTCTGCCGTCCAATGCCGAAGCCCTGGGCGCGGAACTATTCACCGACTATGCCGCCGGAGTGGCGGATGCCGACGTCATCATGACGCAGCGCATTCAGCTGGAACGGATGAGGGAGAGCGACAAACCGGATATCGAAAAATATCAGCAAGCCTACAGGCTCGATCGTGCAAAATTAGTGCTCGCCAAGCCCGACGTGATCGTGATGAATCCCGGCCCCATAACGCGCAACCTCGAACTCACCGACGATATCGCCGACGACCCCAAACACAGCGTCATCCTGCAACAGGTCCGGAACGGCGTCGCCATGCGCATGGCCGTGCTGGACAGGATCATGGACGCGGAGTTGTTGGGGTAA
- the plsY gene encoding glycerol-3-phosphate 1-O-acyltransferase PlsY has protein sequence MIATPPPSADFSSPFMAIFALMVSYGLGYLLGSIPFGLLLTKFAGAGDIRQIGSGNIGATNVLRTGKKGLAALTLALDAIKGAVAVMIGLHFSPALGLIAGAAAMLGHSYPIWLNYKGGKGVATAFGITCGIYWPLGLAAGFTWVVVLVMVRLSSVAALAAVTLAPFYAYILDRRDLVLFFIGIGIFIWWRHRKNIRQLISGEEPQISFGKSGEAAIMAATTVAAAMASENAVPAPAETVEVIEEQTAHQTQEKKDADHDPAASV, from the coding sequence ATGATCGCCACGCCTCCTCCCTCCGCCGATTTTTCCAGCCCGTTCATGGCGATCTTCGCCCTGATGGTCAGCTATGGCCTCGGCTATCTGCTCGGCAGCATCCCGTTCGGCCTGCTGCTGACCAAATTCGCGGGCGCGGGCGATATCCGCCAGATCGGCTCCGGCAATATCGGCGCGACCAACGTGCTGCGTACCGGAAAAAAAGGACTTGCCGCGCTCACGCTCGCGCTCGACGCGATCAAGGGGGCCGTGGCCGTCATGATCGGCCTGCATTTCTCCCCTGCCCTCGGCCTGATCGCAGGCGCTGCCGCGATGCTCGGCCACAGCTATCCCATCTGGCTGAACTATAAGGGAGGCAAGGGCGTCGCGACTGCGTTCGGCATCACTTGCGGCATTTATTGGCCTCTCGGCCTCGCCGCCGGATTCACCTGGGTGGTCGTGCTGGTGATGGTACGGCTGTCGTCGGTCGCGGCCTTGGCGGCGGTCACGCTGGCGCCCTTCTATGCCTATATTCTCGACCGCCGGGATTTGGTGCTGTTTTTCATCGGCATCGGCATCTTCATCTGGTGGCGGCACCGCAAGAATATCCGGCAGTTGATCTCCGGAGAAGAACCGCAGATCAGTTTCGGCAAATCCGGCGAAGCCGCGATCATGGCGGCAACGACGGTCGCGGCGGCGATGGCGTCCGAGAATGCCGTTCCCGCCCCCGCCGAAACGGTCGAAGTCATCGAGGAACAAACCGCCCACCAAACGCAGGAAAAAAAGGATGCGGACCATGATCCAGCCGCGTCCGTTTAG
- the dprA gene encoding DNA-processing protein DprA codes for MRTMIQPRPFSHAERRDWLMLARAENVGPISFKHLMKRYGSASEALEALPEIAARGGRKSFKPPSLDNAEREIALHEDFGAKLIASCEPDYPTYLAAIEDAPPIISVRGNIAALHKKCLGIVGARNASLNGRKLAEIIARDLGKAGYIVVSGLARGIDTAAHKGSVETGAVAVLAGGVDNIYPPENAGLYEQISENGCIVAEMPFGSEPRAQHFPRRNRIISGLSLGVAVIEAALQSGSLITARMALEQGREVFAVPGSPLDPRAGGTNRLLKQGATLIQNAEEIIEALPMGFAFADSAKNDNFTPLPATDTIKQTDNIRLQIIDNISTSPTEVDELIRECHVSAPLVLTVLLELELAGKIQRMAGNRVCLAG; via the coding sequence ATGCGGACCATGATCCAGCCGCGTCCGTTTAGCCATGCCGAACGCCGGGACTGGCTAATGCTGGCGCGGGCGGAAAATGTCGGCCCGATCAGTTTCAAGCATCTCATGAAGCGTTACGGCTCTGCGTCCGAGGCTCTCGAAGCCCTGCCGGAGATCGCGGCGCGCGGCGGCAGAAAAAGCTTCAAGCCGCCGAGCCTTGATAACGCCGAGCGCGAAATCGCGCTCCATGAGGATTTCGGCGCGAAGCTGATCGCGTCATGCGAGCCGGACTATCCCACTTATCTGGCCGCCATCGAAGACGCGCCGCCGATTATCTCGGTGCGCGGCAATATCGCGGCGCTTCACAAAAAATGCCTGGGGATCGTCGGCGCGCGCAACGCGTCGCTCAACGGGCGCAAGCTGGCCGAGATCATCGCCCGCGATCTGGGCAAGGCGGGCTACATCGTGGTATCCGGCCTCGCGCGCGGCATCGATACCGCCGCGCATAAGGGCAGCGTCGAGACCGGCGCCGTCGCCGTGCTGGCGGGAGGCGTCGACAATATCTACCCTCCGGAAAATGCCGGGCTCTATGAACAGATAAGCGAAAACGGCTGCATCGTCGCGGAAATGCCTTTCGGCAGCGAACCCCGCGCGCAGCATTTTCCGCGCCGCAACCGCATCATCTCCGGCCTCAGCCTGGGCGTCGCCGTCATCGAGGCCGCCCTGCAATCCGGCTCGCTGATTACGGCGCGCATGGCGCTCGAACAAGGCCGCGAAGTGTTCGCCGTGCCCGGCTCGCCGCTCGATCCGCGCGCGGGCGGAACCAACCGGCTGTTGAAGCAGGGCGCGACGCTCATCCAGAATGCCGAAGAAATCATCGAGGCATTGCCGATGGGCTTCGCCTTCGCCGATTCTGCGAAAAATGACAATTTTACCCCTCTACCGGCAACCGATACTATAAAGCAAACCGATAATATTCGCCTACAAATCATTGATAATATTAGCACTTCTCCAACAGAGGTTGACGAACTCATTCGGGAGTGTCATGTCTCAGCCCCTCTGGTCCTGACCGTCCTGCTCGAATTGGAGCTGGCCGGAAAGATTCAGCGCATGGCGGGCAACCGAGTCTGCCTTGCGGGTTAA
- a CDS encoding GIY-YIG nuclease family protein, protein MRSEKRFYIYIVTDKPYGTLYIGVTSDLARRIYEHKAGLYKGFSKTYGLKQLVYHEVQETAEAAFQRETSLKRWRRDWKKQLIESVNPTWRDLYNELA, encoded by the coding sequence ATGAGAAGCGAGAAACGGTTTTACATATACATTGTCACGGACAAACCATACGGCACCCTTTATATCGGTGTTACATCCGATTTAGCGCGTCGTATTTATGAGCACAAAGCTGGTTTATATAAAGGATTCAGCAAAACATACGGGCTTAAGCAACTTGTCTATCATGAAGTGCAAGAAACCGCCGAGGCCGCGTTTCAGCGCGAAACTTCCCTCAAGCGTTGGAGGCGCGATTGGAAGAAGCAATTGATCGAAAGCGTAAATCCGACTTGGCGGGATTTGTATAATGAGTTGGCATAA
- the topA gene encoding type I DNA topoisomerase: MASKLVIVESPAKAKTINKYLGDDYKVIASYGHIRDLVQKDGSVKPDEDFAMSWELGERAQRAVSEIVSSAKNASAVYLASDPDREGEAIAWHVSEVLRQKGTDKKTPIHRVTFNEITKTAVREALANPRELDQELIDAYMARRALDYLVGYTLSPVLWRKLPGSKSAGRVQSVALRLICERESEIESFVAQEYWTVEAGFLTAANAAFTAKLTHLQGKKLDKFALKSEPEATAAVAFLNQLSWRVGKVEKKQIRRNPYPPFTTSTLQQEASRQLGLGASRTMRMAQDLYEGIELGGETVGLITYMRTDGVTLSKEAIDSARNLIGKEWGDQYVPAEPRVYKAAAKNAQEAHEAIRPTDMTRRPEQVARYLDAEKLRLYTLIWQRTVASQMASAVLDQVSADIVGDNDKAVFRAVGTTVVFDGYQRVYQEAREDDAPPSSDEADAPRGTRLPPLKESEGVSKTALKPEQHFTQPPPRYGEASLVKKLEELGIGRPSTYASIMQVLQDRSYVKIDKKRFVPEDRGRIVTAFLENFFGNYVEYDFTADLESKLDDISGGRIKWKQVLRDFWRDFSAAVDGTKDLKITDVINALDAALGPHFFPPRADGVDPCTACGTGRLGLKLGKFGAFIGCSNYPECRNTRPLVVADGNTDVPAMEGPRELGNDPATALPVSVRIGPYGAYVQLGPAPGAEAAPKPKRRKKGEKAEKPSGPKRVSLLKNMDPNLLDFDTALKLLSLPRDVGPHPETGGMIVAGTGRFGPYLKYEGRYKSLAPDDDLLSIGLNRAVVLLAEPSKGRGGAARTPAKEIGEHPSGGRITQHAGRFGPYIKHGKLMATITRAYDPDNLTLDQAVEILEAKAAKGGKPKPAKAEKEEKEKKPKAAKSKKK; this comes from the coding sequence TTGGCTTCCAAGCTGGTCATAGTCGAATCGCCCGCCAAGGCGAAAACGATCAACAAATATCTGGGTGATGACTATAAGGTCATCGCGTCCTACGGCCACATCCGCGATCTGGTGCAAAAAGACGGCTCAGTGAAGCCCGACGAGGATTTCGCGATGAGCTGGGAGCTTGGCGAGCGCGCCCAGCGCGCCGTCAGCGAGATCGTCTCATCGGCGAAGAATGCCAGCGCGGTCTATCTCGCAAGCGATCCCGACCGCGAGGGCGAGGCTATCGCCTGGCATGTCAGCGAAGTGCTGCGCCAAAAAGGCACGGACAAGAAAACGCCGATCCATCGCGTGACGTTCAACGAAATCACCAAGACCGCCGTGCGCGAGGCGCTCGCCAATCCGCGCGAGCTGGATCAGGAATTGATCGACGCCTATATGGCGCGCCGCGCGCTCGACTATCTGGTCGGCTACACGCTGTCGCCGGTCTTGTGGCGCAAGCTGCCCGGCTCGAAATCGGCGGGGCGGGTGCAATCGGTGGCGCTGCGCCTGATCTGCGAGCGCGAATCCGAAATCGAAAGCTTCGTCGCGCAGGAATACTGGACCGTCGAAGCCGGTTTCCTGACCGCCGCGAACGCCGCCTTTACCGCCAAGCTGACGCATCTGCAGGGCAAGAAACTCGACAAATTCGCGCTGAAATCCGAGCCGGAAGCCACCGCCGCCGTCGCTTTCCTGAACCAGCTTTCCTGGCGCGTCGGCAAAGTCGAAAAGAAGCAAATCCGCCGCAATCCCTACCCGCCTTTCACGACCTCGACCTTGCAGCAGGAAGCCTCGCGCCAGCTCGGCCTTGGCGCCAGCCGCACCATGCGCATGGCGCAAGACTTGTACGAAGGCATCGAACTCGGCGGCGAAACCGTCGGCCTCATCACCTATATGCGTACCGACGGCGTCACCTTGTCGAAAGAAGCCATCGACAGCGCGCGCAACCTGATCGGCAAGGAATGGGGCGATCAATATGTGCCCGCCGAACCGCGCGTCTATAAGGCCGCCGCGAAAAACGCCCAGGAAGCGCATGAAGCGATCCGCCCGACCGATATGACTCGCCGGCCGGAACAGGTCGCCCGCTATCTGGATGCCGAAAAGCTTAGGCTTTATACGCTGATTTGGCAGCGCACCGTCGCCTCGCAGATGGCCAGCGCCGTGCTGGATCAAGTCAGCGCCGACATCGTCGGCGACAATGACAAGGCGGTATTCCGCGCCGTCGGTACGACGGTGGTGTTCGACGGCTATCAGCGCGTCTATCAGGAAGCGCGCGAAGACGACGCGCCGCCCTCCAGCGACGAGGCCGACGCGCCGCGAGGCACGCGCCTGCCCCCACTGAAAGAATCCGAAGGCGTCAGCAAAACCGCCCTCAAGCCGGAGCAGCATTTCACGCAGCCTCCTCCCAGATATGGCGAAGCCAGCCTGGTCAAAAAACTGGAAGAACTCGGCATCGGCCGTCCCTCGACCTATGCCAGCATCATGCAGGTCTTGCAGGATCGCAGCTACGTCAAGATCGACAAGAAGCGTTTCGTGCCGGAAGACCGGGGACGCATCGTCACCGCCTTTCTGGAAAACTTTTTCGGTAATTACGTCGAATATGATTTCACCGCCGACCTCGAGTCCAAGCTCGACGATATTTCCGGCGGGCGGATCAAATGGAAACAGGTGCTGCGCGATTTCTGGCGGGATTTCTCCGCCGCCGTGGACGGCACCAAAGACCTGAAGATCACCGACGTCATCAACGCGCTCGACGCCGCGCTCGGCCCGCATTTCTTCCCGCCGCGCGCGGACGGCGTCGATCCCTGCACCGCCTGCGGCACCGGACGCCTGGGGCTGAAGCTCGGCAAGTTCGGCGCGTTCATCGGCTGCTCGAACTATCCGGAATGCCGCAATACCCGCCCGCTGGTTGTCGCCGATGGCAATACGGATGTCCCCGCCATGGAAGGCCCGCGCGAACTGGGCAACGATCCCGCCACGGCGCTGCCGGTCAGTGTCCGCATCGGCCCCTATGGCGCGTATGTGCAGCTCGGCCCCGCGCCCGGCGCGGAAGCCGCGCCCAAGCCGAAGCGCCGGAAAAAAGGCGAAAAGGCCGAGAAGCCGTCGGGGCCGAAACGCGTTTCGCTGCTCAAGAATATGGACCCGAATTTGCTCGATTTCGATACGGCGCTGAAGCTGCTGTCGCTGCCGCGCGATGTCGGCCCGCATCCGGAAACCGGCGGCATGATCGTCGCCGGAACCGGCCGCTTCGGCCCCTATCTGAAATATGAGGGGCGCTATAAGTCGCTGGCTCCCGACGATGATCTGCTTTCCATCGGCCTCAATCGCGCCGTGGTGCTGCTGGCCGAGCCGTCCAAGGGCCGCGGCGGCGCGGCGCGGACTCCCGCGAAGGAAATCGGCGAACATCCGTCCGGCGGCAGGATCACCCAGCATGCTGGCCGCTTCGGCCCCTATATCAAGCACGGCAAGCTGATGGCCACGATCACGCGAGCTTATGATCCCGATAATCTGACGCTGGATCAGGCCGTCGAAATCCTGGAAGCCAAAGCCGCCAAGGGCGGCAAGCCGAAACCGGCGAAGGCGGAGAAAGAAGAGAAAGAAAAGAAACCCAAGGCGGCGAAGAGTAAGAAGAAATAA